From Planococcus halocryophilus, the proteins below share one genomic window:
- a CDS encoding M3 family oligoendopeptidase — protein MTVNYPETWDLDTLFSGGSESQELRLHMNQAVTMLTEFEKLVQKFKVPTVKEDAKNVFDLLEKMSEVMRHLSQSGAFIGCLMAQNTQDKKAGILESEAASLSARFQHSFQKIQQDLTKTEDAVWTQLVNENLLRKFTFVLNEWREEAKQLLSEKEESVITALSIDGYHGWGQLYDMLVGEINVTVTVDGETKSLSVGQANNLSSHKDPAVRKESYEKLEEAWTEKEEFFAKTLNSIGGFRLEVYKKRGWKNPLQEPLHINRMKQETLDAMWGAISKNKQPFVEYLAKKAELLGKDSLDWYDVDAPVTKSTQQFSYREGAEFILKQFSKFGPELEYFAKQAFEKGWIEAEDRPNKRPGGFCTGLPLSEESRIFMTYSGSMSNVATLAHELGHAFHSYALRPVHSLNRSYAMNVAETASTFAEMIVADAAVKNAQSKEEKIALLEDKVQRSVAFFMNIHSRFLFETRFYEERKKGVVPAARLNELMEQAQEEGFAGGLASTHPHFWASKLHFYITQVPFYNFPYTFGYLFSLSVYAKALEAGSSFEEKYMALLRDTAVMSAEDLAMKHLGEDITQQAFWEKGIALCVQDAKEFISLTSAEA, from the coding sequence ATGACAGTTAATTATCCGGAAACATGGGATTTGGATACGCTATTTTCAGGCGGCAGTGAATCTCAAGAATTGCGACTACATATGAACCAAGCAGTAACGATGCTTACTGAATTTGAAAAGCTTGTTCAAAAATTTAAAGTGCCGACTGTAAAAGAAGATGCCAAAAACGTATTCGACTTGCTAGAAAAAATGAGTGAAGTGATGCGACATTTAAGCCAATCAGGTGCTTTTATCGGCTGTCTGATGGCGCAGAATACACAAGATAAAAAAGCGGGAATTTTAGAAAGTGAAGCCGCTTCGCTTTCAGCGCGTTTCCAACATTCTTTTCAGAAAATCCAACAAGATTTAACAAAGACCGAAGACGCGGTATGGACACAGTTGGTGAATGAAAATCTTCTACGTAAATTCACATTTGTTTTGAATGAATGGCGAGAAGAAGCCAAACAACTGCTTTCTGAAAAAGAAGAAAGTGTGATTACAGCGTTAAGTATTGATGGATATCACGGCTGGGGTCAGCTATACGATATGCTAGTCGGAGAAATTAATGTGACGGTAACGGTTGATGGAGAAACAAAATCATTATCGGTTGGGCAAGCAAATAACTTAAGTTCACATAAAGATCCTGCTGTTCGCAAAGAATCTTATGAAAAGCTAGAAGAAGCTTGGACAGAGAAGGAAGAGTTTTTTGCAAAAACTTTAAATTCTATTGGAGGATTCCGTCTGGAAGTTTATAAAAAACGTGGATGGAAAAATCCGCTCCAGGAACCGTTGCATATTAACCGGATGAAGCAAGAAACACTGGATGCGATGTGGGGAGCAATTAGCAAAAATAAACAACCTTTCGTCGAGTACTTAGCTAAAAAAGCTGAATTGCTTGGCAAAGATAGTTTAGATTGGTATGACGTAGATGCACCGGTAACTAAAAGTACGCAGCAATTTTCTTACCGAGAAGGGGCAGAATTTATCTTAAAGCAATTCAGTAAGTTTGGTCCTGAATTGGAGTACTTTGCAAAACAAGCGTTTGAAAAAGGATGGATTGAAGCGGAAGATCGTCCAAACAAACGACCAGGTGGATTTTGTACGGGCTTGCCGTTAAGTGAAGAGTCACGTATTTTCATGACTTATAGTGGGTCTATGTCTAATGTAGCAACATTGGCACATGAACTTGGTCACGCGTTCCATTCTTATGCATTGCGTCCTGTTCATTCGTTAAACCGCTCGTACGCTATGAACGTAGCAGAAACAGCTTCTACATTCGCTGAAATGATTGTTGCAGATGCCGCAGTGAAAAATGCCCAGTCTAAAGAGGAGAAAATCGCATTACTCGAAGACAAAGTTCAGCGAAGTGTCGCATTCTTTATGAATATCCATTCGCGTTTTCTTTTTGAAACACGATTTTATGAAGAACGTAAAAAAGGGGTCGTTCCTGCAGCTCGTCTAAATGAATTAATGGAACAAGCTCAAGAAGAAGGATTTGCCGGAGGATTGGCTTCAACACATCCGCATTTTTGGGCATCTAAACTTCATTTTTATATTACTCAAGTGCCATTTTACAACTTCCCGTATACGTTCGGCTACTTATTCTCGTTAAGTGTGTATGCAAAAGCTCTAGAAGCAGGAAGCAGCTTCGAAGAAAAATATATGGCTTTGCTTCGTGATACAGCAGTAATGTCTGCAGAAGACTTGGCGATGAAACATTTGGGCGAAGATATTACACAACAGGCGTTCTGGGAAAAAGGAATCGCTTTGTGTGTCCAAGATGCCAAGGAATTCATCTCACTGACATCTGCTGAGGCTTAA
- a CDS encoding GNAT family N-acetyltransferase yields the protein MNLLFEGQTCYLRSLTVEDAEDMVQLLLRNRGYWSVYEPSHRDSYFTPAIQREKIRESIYQARENREYSVGIFEHNTNKLIGHISVYSVKRMPFLSALVGYSIDEVYVGKGIATEAVKLMAVFGFEQLRLHRIEAYVSPDNIGSIRVLEKTGFRQEGLLKQFLYINGEWKDHYYYAMVEQEF from the coding sequence ATGAACTTGCTTTTTGAGGGACAGACTTGTTATTTGCGCAGTTTAACAGTAGAAGATGCAGAAGATATGGTGCAACTGCTATTGCGAAATCGGGGATATTGGTCTGTCTACGAACCCAGCCACCGCGATAGCTATTTTACACCAGCCATTCAGCGAGAAAAAATTCGAGAGTCGATTTACCAAGCGAGAGAAAATCGGGAATATAGTGTAGGGATTTTTGAACATAACACAAACAAACTTATTGGTCATATTTCTGTATATAGCGTGAAACGAATGCCTTTTTTAAGCGCTTTAGTTGGTTATTCAATCGATGAGGTGTATGTCGGTAAAGGAATTGCTACGGAAGCTGTGAAGCTAATGGCCGTCTTTGGTTTTGAGCAATTGCGCCTTCACCGAATCGAAGCATATGTTTCACCGGATAATATCGGTTCGATTCGGGTATTAGAGAAAACGGGATTTCGTCAAGAAGGCTTACTTAAGCAGTTTCTTTATATCAATGGCGAATGGAAAGACCATTACTATTACGCGATGGTGGAGCAAGAATTTTGA
- a CDS encoding DinB family protein: MDKDKLFSYHKWAAIACLQHVQTLGEEFYSKEGVNSFASIQETTEHVLGVEKLWLLRMSGVTNPKFEHFDVETTDKAIEAYGSLHEEMGVFFSSLTDQQWEETLHYRNMRGDKFYTTREEMLFTFVNHASYHRGQVTSLLRQFGKEGIALDYIYYQKENR, from the coding sequence ATGGATAAAGATAAATTATTCTCTTATCATAAATGGGCGGCAATCGCTTGTTTACAACATGTACAAACATTGGGTGAAGAGTTTTACAGTAAAGAAGGAGTAAATTCTTTTGCTTCTATTCAAGAAACAACAGAGCATGTTCTAGGAGTAGAGAAGCTGTGGTTACTCCGAATGTCGGGCGTTACGAATCCAAAGTTCGAACATTTTGATGTAGAAACAACAGATAAAGCAATCGAAGCTTATGGATCACTCCATGAGGAAATGGGAGTTTTTTTCTCATCTCTCACGGATCAACAGTGGGAGGAGACACTTCATTACCGGAATATGCGCGGAGATAAATTTTATACGACAAGAGAAGAAATGTTGTTCACTTTTGTTAATCATGCAAGCTACCATAGAGGACAAGTTACATCTTTGCTCAGACAATTTGGCAAAGAAGGAATCGCACTCGATTATATCTATTACCAAAAAGAAAACCGCTGA
- a CDS encoding beta-class carbonic anhydrase: MALLDQILEYNEEFVKEKRYEQYMTTKFPDKKVVILTCMDTRLFEMLPKAMNFKNGDVKIVKSAGAVINHPFGGIMRSLIVAVYELNADEIYIIGHHDCGMSAIKPKEILDKMKIRGIDEKTIEMMEYSGVDLEGWLRGFDDVTESVAHSVNMVRHHPLLDKNVPVHGLVIDPTTGKLDVVVNGNENR; the protein is encoded by the coding sequence ATGGCTTTATTAGACCAAATTTTAGAGTACAACGAAGAATTCGTGAAAGAAAAACGGTATGAGCAATATATGACCACTAAATTTCCGGATAAGAAAGTTGTTATTTTAACATGTATGGATACGCGGCTTTTTGAAATGTTGCCAAAAGCAATGAATTTCAAAAATGGTGATGTAAAAATTGTGAAAAGTGCTGGGGCTGTCATTAATCATCCTTTTGGTGGCATCATGCGTAGCCTAATTGTCGCGGTGTACGAGTTAAATGCAGATGAAATTTATATTATTGGACACCATGACTGTGGGATGTCCGCAATTAAACCTAAAGAAATTCTTGATAAAATGAAAATCCGAGGAATAGATGAAAAGACCATTGAGATGATGGAATACTCTGGAGTAGACTTAGAAGGTTGGCTTCGTGGATTTGATGATGTGACGGAAAGTGTTGCCCATAGTGTTAATATGGTGCGTCATCATCCATTATTAGATAAAAACGTTCCTGTGCATGGGCTAGTTATTGACCCCACAACTGGAAAATTAGATGTTGTTGTCAATGGTAACGAAAACCGCTGA
- the mreBH gene encoding rod-share determining protein MreBH, whose protein sequence is MFSATAIGIDLGTANILVYTKEKGIIINEPSIVALDAKTRTVLAIGNEAKAMLGKAPDSILIVRPLKDGVIADFDVTRELLTIIMQRALKQLGSTFRKPTVMVCTPSGATKVERREIHDAVKKSGAKTVHLIEETVAAAIGANLPISEPVASVIVDIGGGTTEVGIISFGGVVSSNTVKVAGDRMDEDIIHYVRKQYNVLIGERTAENIKKEIGYAPVSHEVEKMDIRGRDIMTGLPKTITLSSLETQDALKESLSAILECIRATLENCPAELSGDMVDQGVVISGGGALLKGLQEWLSKEISVPVHIAPQPLESVAIGTGLSLGMIKQLEKMSR, encoded by the coding sequence ATGTTTTCCGCGACAGCTATTGGTATTGATTTAGGAACTGCAAACATATTGGTTTATACAAAAGAAAAAGGAATCATCATAAATGAACCTTCAATCGTTGCACTGGATGCTAAAACACGAACAGTTTTAGCCATTGGTAATGAAGCAAAAGCGATGCTTGGAAAAGCCCCAGATTCTATTCTTATCGTCCGTCCGTTAAAAGATGGTGTCATCGCAGACTTCGATGTTACGAGAGAATTATTGACAATCATTATGCAAAGAGCTTTGAAACAACTTGGTAGTACTTTTCGTAAACCTACCGTTATGGTTTGTACTCCATCCGGAGCTACTAAGGTAGAACGCCGTGAAATTCATGATGCAGTTAAAAAAAGTGGTGCAAAAACCGTTCATTTGATTGAAGAAACTGTAGCAGCTGCAATTGGCGCAAACTTGCCCATCAGTGAACCTGTTGCAAGTGTTATTGTCGATATTGGCGGAGGCACAACAGAAGTAGGCATCATCTCTTTTGGTGGAGTCGTATCATCTAACACCGTCAAAGTAGCTGGCGATCGCATGGATGAAGATATTATTCATTATGTCCGAAAACAATACAATGTTTTGATCGGTGAACGCACTGCTGAGAATATTAAAAAAGAAATTGGATACGCACCAGTCTCTCATGAAGTTGAAAAGATGGACATACGTGGCCGTGATATTATGACAGGCTTACCAAAAACCATTACTTTAAGTTCTCTTGAAACACAAGACGCGCTTAAAGAATCGTTATCCGCCATTCTTGAATGCATTCGTGCAACGTTGGAAAATTGTCCAGCTGAGTTGTCGGGTGATATGGTGGACCAAGGCGTTGTTATTTCTGGTGGTGGCGCACTTTTAAAAGGTTTACAGGAATGGCTGTCAAAAGAAATTTCAGTACCTGTCCATATCGCACCTCAGCCTTTGGAGTCTGTGGCGATTGGAACCGGATTATCACTCGGTATGATTAAACAATTAGAAAAGATGTCGCGTTAA
- a CDS encoding aminopeptidase produces the protein MTSFNEKLARYAELAIKVGVNIQPGQQLYIAATIDSAPFVRLLTQQAYETGAKQVYVDWSDDAIARLRFELAPEDSFSQFPAWKVQEREQLAEQGAAFISIVSQSPDLLSGIDSKRIAASQKATGQALSKYRQYVQSDKISWSVLAAPSENWAAKVFPELPKEQQVDALWDAIFKAVRADLDQPIEAWAEHNRLLHTKVDYLNDKKYTKLHYTSPKTDLEVALPKGHLWCGAGSVNEKGDTFMANMPTEEVFTVPYKTGVNGFVSSTKPLSYGGNIIDDFKITFKDGKIVDATAAQGEEVLKQLIATDEGSHFLGEVALVPHQSPISDSNILFYNTLFDENASNHFAIGSAYAFCLEGGKTMSQEELLDNGLNQSITHVDFMVGSSEMDIDGILEDGSREPIFRGGNWAF, from the coding sequence TTGACGTCTTTTAATGAGAAATTAGCCCGCTATGCTGAACTAGCTATAAAAGTGGGCGTAAATATTCAACCAGGTCAGCAACTTTATATAGCTGCTACCATTGATTCCGCTCCATTTGTACGTTTACTTACACAACAAGCTTATGAAACAGGAGCTAAACAAGTGTATGTAGATTGGTCTGACGATGCTATTGCGCGTCTACGTTTTGAATTAGCACCAGAGGATTCGTTTTCACAATTTCCTGCTTGGAAAGTTCAAGAGCGCGAACAACTAGCAGAACAAGGTGCTGCATTTATCAGCATCGTGTCTCAAAGTCCTGATTTATTATCGGGAATCGATTCAAAACGTATTGCCGCATCACAAAAAGCGACTGGACAGGCATTGAGCAAATATCGTCAATATGTCCAATCCGATAAAATTAGCTGGTCCGTTCTAGCAGCACCTTCAGAGAATTGGGCAGCTAAAGTATTTCCTGAATTACCAAAAGAACAGCAAGTTGATGCACTTTGGGATGCGATCTTTAAAGCTGTTCGTGCAGACCTTGATCAACCAATTGAGGCGTGGGCCGAACATAACCGATTACTGCATACAAAAGTTGATTACTTGAACGATAAAAAGTATACGAAACTTCATTACACTTCACCGAAAACAGATTTAGAAGTAGCGCTTCCTAAAGGTCATCTTTGGTGCGGAGCTGGGTCGGTCAACGAAAAAGGTGATACTTTTATGGCTAATATGCCAACTGAAGAAGTTTTCACCGTTCCATATAAAACAGGCGTTAACGGCTTTGTTTCGAGCACCAAACCTTTAAGTTATGGCGGCAATATTATTGATGACTTTAAAATAACATTTAAAGACGGGAAGATTGTCGATGCAACAGCTGCTCAAGGTGAAGAGGTTCTGAAACAACTGATTGCTACCGATGAAGGTTCACACTTCTTAGGAGAAGTTGCATTGGTTCCTCATCAATCGCCGATTTCTGATTCGAATATTTTATTTTATAATACGTTATTCGATGAAAACGCTTCGAATCATTTCGCGATCGGCAGTGCATATGCATTTTGCCTCGAAGGTGGGAAAACAATGTCTCAAGAAGAATTATTGGATAACGGCTTAAACCAAAGTATCACGCACGTCGACTTTATGGTTGGCTCTTCAGAAATGGACATTGATGGCATTTTGGAAGACGGCTCGCGCGAACCGATTTTCCGCGGCGGCAACTGGGCTTTTTAA
- a CDS encoding carbohydrate kinase: MNQKEVEVLELIRRNPYLSQQEMAERLNMSRPSLANFISNLMRQGKILGRAYVLPEEKTVICIGGANVDRKFLMQQPAQMGTSNPASVSGSVGGVARNVAENLGRLGNSVKLLSIVGNDPEWELIEAASNSFMSTELTKAVEGLSTGTYTAILEPDGEMILAMADMKIYDFMTPAYLSKNDSALLSAAFLVIDLNCPRETVEYVRKLALANEIPLAVIPVSAPKMNHLSEDLSGVSWLILNRDEASKYLEMSIETTEEWHLAIQRLLDRGAESVVITGGKDGAIAGNSIDTKHYTSIQVEHVADVTGAGDAFSSAIVHSILESQDLDTAIHAGMVNAAKTLESNSTVRHELTAVQLQKELEELQ; encoded by the coding sequence ATGAATCAGAAAGAAGTGGAAGTGTTGGAATTGATCCGCCGAAATCCTTATCTGTCCCAACAGGAAATGGCCGAAAGGTTAAATATGTCCAGACCTTCGCTTGCCAACTTCATCTCAAATTTAATGCGACAAGGTAAAATTTTGGGGCGCGCGTATGTATTGCCAGAAGAAAAAACGGTTATATGTATCGGCGGTGCCAATGTCGACAGGAAATTCTTAATGCAGCAGCCTGCGCAAATGGGCACTTCAAATCCGGCATCTGTTTCTGGGAGTGTCGGTGGAGTTGCAAGAAATGTTGCCGAGAATTTGGGTCGACTAGGCAATTCTGTTAAGCTACTGTCCATTGTTGGAAATGATCCTGAGTGGGAGTTAATTGAAGCTGCATCAAATTCTTTTATGTCAACAGAGCTCACTAAGGCGGTTGAAGGTCTTTCAACTGGAACATACACAGCCATTTTAGAACCGGATGGCGAAATGATACTGGCAATGGCGGATATGAAAATTTATGATTTTATGACACCAGCTTATCTTTCCAAAAATGACAGTGCTTTATTGTCTGCTGCTTTTCTTGTAATCGATTTAAACTGTCCCCGTGAAACGGTAGAATATGTGCGTAAATTAGCTTTAGCTAACGAAATTCCATTAGCGGTTATTCCAGTATCGGCTCCAAAGATGAATCATTTAAGTGAGGATTTGTCAGGTGTCAGTTGGTTGATTTTAAATCGTGATGAAGCAAGTAAGTATTTGGAGATGTCCATCGAGACGACAGAAGAGTGGCATCTGGCCATTCAACGACTTTTAGATCGAGGAGCAGAATCAGTCGTCATCACAGGTGGGAAAGATGGCGCTATAGCCGGAAACTCTATAGACACTAAACATTACACTTCCATACAAGTCGAACATGTAGCCGATGTCACAGGCGCAGGAGATGCATTCTCGAGTGCAATCGTCCATAGCATATTAGAAAGCCAAGACTTAGACACGGCAATTCATGCGGGTATGGTGAATGCAGCAAAAACATTAGAAAGTAATTCGACTGTTCGTCATGAACTGACAGCGGTACAACTACAAAAAGAACTGGAGGAATTACAATGA
- a CDS encoding pseudouridine-5'-phosphate glycosidase, with protein MNKMISYSTEVQQALEGKKPIVALESTIISHGMPYPQNVETARIVEQIIRDHGAVPATIAIMDGEIKIGLSEEELELLGNTPGVSKVSRRDIGQVIATKQIGATTVAATMICAELAGIRVFATGGIGGVHRGAETTMDISADLEELSNTGVAVVCAGAKSILDIGLTMEYLETKGVPVIGYQTDVMPAFYTRSSNFDLTFRTDNTEELAKVLKAKWDLGIDGGAVIANPIPAEHALEESFINDIIAQAMTEANDHGISGKEVTPFLLGKVKELTEGKSLVANIELVKHNAKVGAELAVAYNKL; from the coding sequence ATGAACAAAATGATTTCATATTCAACAGAAGTACAACAGGCACTAGAGGGCAAAAAACCAATCGTAGCACTTGAGTCAACAATCATCTCGCATGGTATGCCTTATCCGCAAAACGTGGAAACAGCTCGTATCGTAGAACAAATTATCCGTGATCATGGTGCCGTTCCAGCAACTATTGCAATTATGGATGGCGAGATTAAAATCGGGTTGTCTGAAGAAGAATTAGAACTGCTTGGTAATACTCCTGGGGTTTCTAAAGTTTCAAGAAGAGATATCGGTCAAGTCATCGCAACAAAACAAATTGGAGCGACAACTGTAGCAGCTACGATGATCTGCGCAGAACTTGCAGGTATTCGCGTTTTCGCTACTGGGGGTATCGGGGGAGTACACAGAGGCGCAGAAACAACAATGGATATTTCAGCAGATTTAGAAGAACTATCAAACACTGGAGTTGCTGTTGTATGTGCAGGAGCAAAATCAATTTTGGATATTGGGTTAACAATGGAATACCTTGAAACAAAAGGGGTTCCTGTTATCGGCTACCAAACAGATGTGATGCCAGCATTCTACACGCGTTCAAGTAACTTTGATTTAACGTTCCGCACAGACAATACAGAGGAGTTAGCTAAAGTGCTAAAAGCAAAATGGGATTTAGGAATAGATGGCGGAGCAGTTATCGCGAACCCAATTCCAGCAGAACATGCTTTAGAAGAGTCGTTCATTAATGACATTATTGCACAAGCGATGACAGAAGCAAATGACCACGGCATTTCGGGTAAAGAAGTTACACCTTTCCTTTTAGGAAAAGTTAAAGAATTGACTGAAGGGAAAAGCTTGGTTGCCAATATCGAGTTAGTAAAGCATAACGCGAAAGTTGGAGCAGAACTGGCTGTAGCTTATAACAAACTTTAA
- a CDS encoding NAD(P)/FAD-dependent oxidoreductase produces MKTDVFIGGGGIGGLTLALKLAQRGIQVILAERMAVKAPTYKGELLQPKSMQIFDELGIYEQVCNRSNEIKVLDMLELSSSLQVKDQSFMDYNVLPGKYNAAYMMHHEELKSVILKAACEYDNFQYLKGTACKGYGDKTAVLQKGTEKFEVEAQFFFGAEGRSSVTRKAMEIEVKQTTYNHHFLTVTFPRANDFTDGKIISTYNRFLGLFPLPDDQVRSVYLIPPGDYKQLKEKPISHFHKLYTDLAPVVDGYVQQLSDWKKIQLMIPVMYHANSYVKGNKAIIGDACHAVHPMAGEGMNMAIQDADILGELTADMFEHKKNTFRQFEVVRKRAL; encoded by the coding sequence ATGAAAACAGATGTGTTCATTGGCGGAGGTGGAATTGGTGGATTGACGCTTGCTTTAAAATTAGCTCAACGAGGCATCCAAGTGATTCTTGCCGAGCGAATGGCTGTAAAAGCACCTACTTATAAAGGAGAACTTCTACAACCAAAAAGTATGCAGATTTTTGATGAACTTGGAATTTATGAGCAAGTATGCAATCGGTCAAACGAAATTAAAGTATTAGACATGCTTGAACTTTCTAGCTCGTTACAAGTAAAGGATCAATCGTTCATGGATTACAACGTGTTACCAGGTAAATACAATGCAGCTTATATGATGCATCATGAAGAGTTAAAGTCGGTTATTTTAAAAGCCGCCTGTGAATATGATAATTTCCAGTATTTAAAAGGTACGGCTTGTAAAGGCTACGGAGATAAAACAGCTGTTCTTCAAAAAGGAACGGAGAAATTTGAAGTGGAAGCTCAGTTTTTCTTTGGGGCAGAAGGGCGATCCTCGGTTACACGAAAAGCGATGGAAATAGAAGTTAAGCAAACTACTTACAATCATCATTTTTTGACAGTTACTTTCCCGCGAGCGAATGATTTTACAGATGGCAAAATCATTTCTACATATAATCGTTTTCTTGGTCTTTTTCCTTTGCCAGACGATCAAGTTCGCAGCGTTTACTTAATCCCACCAGGAGATTACAAACAATTAAAAGAAAAACCAATCAGTCATTTTCATAAACTCTACACAGATTTAGCTCCTGTAGTAGATGGATATGTTCAGCAGCTAAGCGATTGGAAAAAAATCCAATTGATGATTCCTGTAATGTATCATGCTAATTCTTATGTGAAAGGCAATAAAGCAATCATTGGAGATGCATGTCACGCTGTCCACCCTATGGCAGGAGAGGGGATGAATATGGCGATACAAGACGCAGATATTTTAGGAGAATTAACGGCAGATATGTTCGAACATAAAAAAAACACATTCAGGCAATTTGAAGTGGTACGAAAACGTGCGCTATAA
- a CDS encoding class I SAM-dependent methyltransferase, which produces MIDVMKMFKARMYMKRNQPFLYSWHAYVGYELDLFKAFERPMTKRDVADALQLDADLLNQWVSVGVSIGHLKEAGRSRYKIWNAWKLPKPKGNNSSGVLLKEMMELHIPTLLSYPDMMRNQDRLHYDEEKHAPTVAETSRLLEVLALPKISRRLKQTQAASVLDIGCGEGGYIKKLAERFPKTHFTGIEISPSVTEVAKKLTKDNKNISIENADLWKYKPDQPQDMVMMNNVIHYIDLEKRQELFNELASWVKENGMLSVITPIAGGSDSPPFANVFNSFFSSFDNLYRLPEREELAEWGEQAGLELLSIQTVIKEGGWYVVHYEKKS; this is translated from the coding sequence ATGATTGATGTGATGAAGATGTTTAAAGCAAGAATGTATATGAAACGGAACCAGCCTTTTTTATACAGTTGGCATGCGTATGTTGGTTATGAATTGGACTTATTTAAAGCGTTCGAGCGCCCAATGACAAAAAGGGATGTAGCAGATGCCCTTCAACTTGACGCAGACTTATTAAATCAGTGGGTTAGCGTAGGTGTATCAATTGGCCATTTAAAAGAAGCGGGAAGAAGTCGTTATAAAATCTGGAATGCTTGGAAATTGCCAAAACCAAAAGGCAATAATTCCTCTGGGGTACTCTTAAAAGAAATGATGGAATTGCATATTCCAACACTTTTAAGTTATCCCGACATGATGCGTAACCAAGACCGTCTGCATTACGATGAAGAAAAACACGCGCCAACTGTAGCGGAAACAAGTCGGTTGTTGGAAGTGTTGGCTCTTCCTAAAATTTCAAGACGTTTAAAACAAACACAAGCAGCATCAGTATTGGATATCGGTTGTGGAGAAGGTGGCTATATTAAAAAATTAGCCGAACGTTTCCCTAAGACGCATTTTACTGGAATTGAAATCAGCCCTTCTGTTACAGAAGTCGCGAAAAAACTAACAAAAGACAATAAAAATATTTCAATTGAAAATGCAGATCTGTGGAAATACAAACCTGATCAACCTCAAGACATGGTCATGATGAACAACGTAATTCACTATATCGATCTCGAGAAACGTCAAGAACTTTTTAATGAATTGGCCAGCTGGGTTAAAGAGAATGGCATGTTGTCGGTAATAACACCTATTGCCGGTGGCAGTGACAGCCCACCTTTTGCCAATGTCTTTAATAGCTTTTTCTCATCGTTCGATAATTTGTACCGCTTACCGGAACGTGAAGAATTAGCCGAATGGGGAGAGCAAGCAGGACTTGAATTACTAAGCATACAAACAGTTATAAAAGAAGGCGGTTGGTATGTTGTGCATTATGAAAAGAAAAGCTGA
- a CDS encoding DUF1128 domain-containing protein, whose amino-acid sequence MDLSTPSPENVSFMIEEIKAKLRMVNVDAMKAEHFNASQYEDLHDLYQMVSTRDKFSTSEMQAIATELGSLRK is encoded by the coding sequence ATGGACTTATCTACACCTTCTCCAGAAAATGTCAGCTTTATGATTGAAGAAATAAAAGCGAAATTGCGTATGGTCAATGTTGATGCAATGAAAGCTGAACATTTCAACGCTTCTCAATATGAAGATTTACACGACTTATACCAAATGGTCTCAACTCGCGACAAATTTAGTACAAGTGAAATGCAAGCCATTGCTACTGAACTTGGTTCATTGCGCAAATAA